The region TCCGCGGCCATCGGGGTGAGCAGCCCGACGGGCAGCAGCTCGGTCGTCATCAGCGCGAAGATGCCCAGGGCCACGGCCGCCACGGCGGACCACCCCCGGGCCCCGCCCAGAGCCGTCCGGGTGGCGGACGCGGCGGCCCCGGCCTCCGGTGCGGCGGCCCGCCGGCTCATCGCGGCCTCCGGTCAAAGAGTTCCCGGATATTTGATATCGATAATTGGTGCACGGTGAGTCCTCCGTCGTGAGGGGGTGGTGGGGGCCGCTCGGGGCTAGCGGAGCGCCTCGCGGGTGGCCGGAGCCGCCGCCGGGTCCCGCTGTTCGACGGTGCGGCGGATGTCGGCGATGGTCTGCCCGGCCAGTTCCGCGCGCCAGGCGAGCTCCGCCCTGCGCATGGCCTGGGAGACCGTGCAGGTCCGCCGGTAGTCGACGTCCGGTCGGCCGCCCGGCCCGTCCTTGAGGATCTGGCGGCAGCGGAACGCGTCCTCGGGGCCCTCGATCGCGGTGACGACGTCCAGCAGCGTGATGTCGCCCGGATCGCGGGCGAGCCGGAAGCCGCCGCGCGGCCCCGTCGTGGAGATGAGGACGCCCGCCCGGGCCAGCGCCTGGAGGTGCTTGGCCAGGTAGGCCGTGGGCAGGGCGAAGACCTCCGCCAGCCGTGCGGCGGGGACCGCCTCACCCGGGTCGGTCCAGGAGAGGTTGACGCAGGTGTGCAGCGCCCACTCGACTCCCTCACTCATCTTCATGATCCCGGATGTTATATGTCCTGAATAGGTCGTGGCAACACCCGGGCCCCGGAGGCGGCACCCGCTCCTCGTGCCCGGCGGGCGCCCGCCGCCCCGCGCCGGCACCCGCCGTCCGCCGCCCCGTACAGGCGGACGGCCCCGCCCCCACCCGCCGCGGCCACTCTCGCCGCGCGGGTGGGGACGGGGCGGCCACGGGCCCGCAGGGTCCCTCGGACACCCGGGGCCCGGGCCGCTCGGGCCCCGAGCGGCCCGGGCCCCCAGGCCCCTCAGGCCCCTCAGGCCCCTCGAGCCTCGCAGACCCCTCAGAGCCCCCAGACCCCCGGGACTACTCCTTGGGCCGGTTGTCGATGATCCGGCGGAACTTGCCCACCGACCGCTCGATCTGCTCCGGGTCCACCACGTCCACCGTCACGCTCACCCCGACCCGGTCCTTCACGGTCGCGGTGATCTCCCGGGCCAGCGCCGCGCGCCGGTCGGCCGCGCAGTCCGGCGCCGCCTCGATCCGCACCGCCATGCGGTCCAGGCGGCCCTCCTTGGTGAGCACCAGCTGGAAGTGCGGCGCCAGCCCGTCCAGGCCCAGCACGATCTCCTCGATCTGGGTCGGGAACACGTTCACCCCGCGCAGGATGATCATGTCGTCGCTGCGCCCCGTCACCTTGTCCATCCGCCGCATCGGCCGGGCGGTGCCCGGGCGCAGCGTGGTCAGGTCGCGGGTGCGGTACCGGATGACCGGCATGGCCTGCTTGGTGAGCGAGGTGAACACCAGCTCGCCGTTCTCGCCGTCGGGCAGCACGTCCTGCGTGACGGGGTCGAGCACCTCCGGGTAGAAGTGGTCCTCCCAGATGTGCAGCCCGTCCTTGGTTTCCACGCACTCGTTGGCCACGCCCGGCCCCATGACCTCCGACAGCCCGTAGATGTCCACGGCGTGGATGTCGAACCGCTCCTCGATCTCCGAGCGCATCTTCTCGGTCCACGGCTCGGCGCCGAAGATGCCGATCCTCAGGGACGTGCTGCGCGGGTCGATGCCCTGGCGCTCGAACTCGTCCATGAGCGTCAGCATGTAGCTCGGGGTGACCATGATGATCTCGGGCCGGAAGTCCTGGATCAGCTGCACCTGCTTGGCGGTCTGCCCGCCCGAGGCCGGGATCACCGTGCAGCCGAGCTTCTCGGCGCCGTAGTGCGCGCCCAGGCCGCCCGTGAACAGCCCGTACCCGTACGAGACGTGCACCTTGTGCCCCGGGCGCCCGCCCGCGGCGCGGATGGAGCGGGCCACCACGGTCGCCCAGGTGTCGATGTCCTCGCGGGTGTAGCCCACCACGGTCGGCTTGCCGGTGGTGCCGCTGGAGGCGTGGACGCGGGCCACCTTCTCCTGCGGGACGGCGAACATGCCGAACGGGTAGTTGTCCCGCAGGTCGGCCTTGGTGGTGTGCGGGAAGTGCCGTAGGTCGGACAGCTCCCGCAGGTCCGCGGGGGTCACGCCCGCCTCGTCGAACTTCTTCCGGTACAGCGGCACGTTGGTGTAGGCGTGCTCCAGGGTCCACTTGAGCCGTTCGAGCTGGAGCGCCCGCAGCTCGTCGACACTCATGCGCTCGGCCGGGTCCAGGATCTCGGGGGAGGGGGCTTCTCCGAGACGCGGGGTGGTACCGGTGACACCGGTCGACCGCCGGATGGTGTCGTGGCTCGCCATATGAGACTCTCCGTGTGCGAGTGCGCGGTGGGCCGCCGGGCCGGAGCCCGGGAGGGTGGTGCGACGAGTGCGCCGCGCGTTCGAGGTGGGTGCCGGCCCGCTACGGGGCGGGCCGACTTGCTTACTGACCGAACGTTCGGTTACTAATGCATTAAGTCAGTCTCCGAGACCTGTGTCAAGGAGACCTGTCGATCAGTTCACTGTCGACGGTGGCGCAGGCCACCGTCAACCTTCATGGGAGGCCGTTCGTGAGCGACGTCTATGTGGTCGACGGGGTCCGCACCCCGCAGGGTCGGTACGGCGGCGCCCTCGCCGCGGTCCGCCCCGACGATCTGGCCGCCACGGCCATCGCCGAGGCGGTCCGCCGCGCCGGCGTCCCCGGGGACGCGATCGACGAGGTGATCCTGGGCGCCGCCAACCAGGCCGGCGAGGACAACCGCAACGTCGCCCGCATGGCCGCCCTGCTGGCCGGGCTGGACCCGAGCGTCCCCGGCTACACCGTCAACCGCCTGTGCGCCAGCGGCCTGACCGCCGTCTCCTCCGCCGCCCAGGCCATCCGCGCGGGCGAGGCCGACGTGGTCGTCGCCGGAGGCGTGGAGTCCATGACCCGCGCCCCCTGGGTGATGGCCAAGCCCGGCACCCCCTGGGCCAAGCCCGGCGAGGTCGCCGACACCTCCCTGGGGTGGCGCTTCACCAACCCGCGCTTCGCCGCCCACGACGCCGACGCCCCCGCCGACGCGGCCCCCGGCGACCTGCGCTACACCCTGTCCATGGGCGAGACCGCCGAGGAGGTCGCCGTCCTGGAGGGCATCACCCGCGAGGAGTCCGACGCCTTCGCCCTGGGCAGCCACCGCAAGGCGGTCGCCGCCGCCGCGGCGGGCCGGTTCGACCGGGAGATCGTCCCCGTCACGGTCACCGGCCGCAAGGGCGCCACCCACGAGGTCACCGCCGACGAGGGCCCCCGCCCCGACACCGACGAGGCCACCCTCGCCAAGCTGCGCCCGGTGTTCCGCAAGGGCGGCATCGTCACCGCGGGCAACTCCTCCTCCCTGTCCGACGGCGCCTCCGCCCTCGTGCTGGCCTCCGCCGCCGCCGTCGAGCGCCACGGCCTCACCCCGCGCGCCCGCGTGGTGGCCTCCGCCTCGGCCGGGGTCCCCCCGCAGATCATGGGCCTGGGCCCGGTGCCCGCCACACAGAAGGCGCTGGCCCGCGCGGGCTGGACCCTGGACCAGGTCGGCTCGGTCGAGCTCAACGAGGCCTTCGCCGCCCAGTCCCTCGGTGTCATCCGGCAGCTCAAGCTGGACGCCGAACGCGTCAACGCCGACGGCGGCGCCATCGCCCTGGGCCACCCGCTGGGCAGCTCCGGCGCCCGCATCCTGGTCACCCTCCTCAACCGCATGGAGCGCGAGGGCACCGACCGGGGCCTGGCCACCCTGTGCGTGGGCGTGGGCCAGGGCGCCGCGCTCCTGGTCGAGCGGGTCTGAGGGGGCACGTCATGACCGAAGCGGACAAGACCGACTTCGAGACCCTGCGGGTGGAGTGGCGCGAGGACCGGGCCGTGGTGGAGCTGCACCGGCCCCAGGCGCGCAACGCCATCAACGCGGCGATGATCGCCGAGCTGCACGAGGTGTGCGCCCGCGTCGAGGCCGACCCGCGCCCGCTGCTGCTCACCGGGCACGGCACCGTGTTCGCGGGCGGCGCCGACATCTCCGAGCTGCGCGAACGCGGCCGCGAGCAGGCACTGGCCGGGATCAACAGCCGCCTGTTCGAGCGCCTGCACCGCCTGCCGGCCCCCACCGTGGCGGCCGTGGACGGCTGGGCGCTGGGCGGCGGCGCGGAGCTGTCCTACGCCTGCGACATCCGCATCGCCACCCCCACCGCCGTGTTCGCCCAGCCCGAGCCGGGCCTGGGCATCATCGCCGGGGCGGGCGCCTGCTGGCGGCTCAGGGAGCTGGTGGGCGCGTCGGTGGCCAAGCAGGTGCTGCTGGGCGGGTTCCGCCTGGACGCCGAGGCGGCGCTGCGGCACGGCCTGGTCGCCGAGATCGTGCCCGCCGAGGAGCTGCGCGAGCGCGCCCACGCCCTCATCGACCGCATGGCCGCCTCCTCGGCCCTGGCACTGCGCATGACCAAGATGGTGCTGGACGCCGACGGGCCCCACCCGCTGGCCGACGACCTGACCCAGGCGGTGCTGTTCGAGACCGCCGACAAGCACGACCGGATGACCCGGTTCCTGGAGAGGAAGAAGCGTTGACCTCCGGCAGCACCGCAACCCCGGACACCGCCGTCCCCGCCCTGGTCGCCGTCATCGGCGGCGGCACCATGGGAGCCGGGATCGTCCAGCAGTTCCTCACCGCGGGCGCCTCGGTGACCCTGGTCGAGGCCACCGCCGAGGCCGCCGGGGCGGGCCGCGACCGGGTCGCCTCCGGCCTGGCCGCCTCCGCCGCGCGCGGCAAGCTGGACGGGGAGCCCGACGCGTACCTGGCCCGGCTGTCCACCGCCACCGACGCCGCCGACATCCCCGCAGGGACCGGCCTGGTGGTCGAGGCCGTGCCCGAGAGGCCCGAGCTGAAGATCGCCGTCCTCACCGCCGCCGAGGCCGCCGTGGGGGAGGAGGCCGTGCTGGCCTCCAACACCAGCTCCCTGTCGGTCACCGAGCTGGCCGCCGCCCTGAAGCACCCGCGCCGGTTCCTGGGCACCCACTTCTTCAACCCGGTGCCCGCCTCCAAGCTGGTGGAGATCGTCACCGCCCCCGACACCGACCCGGCGGTCACCGCCGCGGTGCGCGGCTGGGTGGCCGCCCTGGGCAAGACCGAGATCGTCGTCCGCGACGCCCCCGGGTTCGCCACCAGCCGCCTGGGCGTCATGCTCGGCCTGGAGGCCATCCGCATGGTCGAGGAGGAGGTCGCCTCCCCGGCCGACATCGACACCGCCATGGAGCTGGGCTACCGCCACCCGATGGGCCCGCTCAGGCTCACCGACCTGGTCGGCCTGGACGTGCGCCTGGCCATCGCCGAGTACCTCGCCGCCGAGTTGGGCGACCGCTTCTCCCCGCCGGAGCTGCTGCGGCGTATGGTCGCGGAGGGGAAGCTCGGCAAGAAGACCGGACAGGGCTTCCACACCTGGAACAAGGGAGAGTAGGGCGTTGAGCGAACAGAGGGCGGCGGAGTTCTCCGAATCCGACGGGCTGGCCGTGGTGCGGCTGAACCGGCCCGCGCTGACCCGGGAGGTGAAGGAGGAGCTGCTGGCCGCGCTGAGCGGGGCCGCCGCCTCCACCACCGCCCGCGCGGTGCTGCTGCTGGGGTCGGACAAGGCGTTCTGCGTGGGCCAGGACCTGGCCGAGCACGCGCGCACCCTCCAGGAGGGTGCCGGCGGGGCCCTGAACACCGTCCGCGAGCACTACAACCCGATCGTGCTGGCCCTGGAGTCGATCCAGGTGCCGGTGGTGGTGGGCATCGGCGGCGCCTGCGTGGGCGCCGGGATGGGCTTCGCCCTGGCCGGGGACGTGCGGGTGGCGGCCCGCCGGGCCAAGTTCGGCACCGCGTTCACCGGCATCGGCCTGGCCTCCGACTCGGGCCTCGCCTCCCGGCTGGTGGCCTCGCTGGGGCAGGCGCGGGCCATGGAGCTCATGCTGCTGGGCACCCTGTTCGGCGCGGACCGGGCGCTGGAGCTGGGCCTGGTCACCGAGGTCGTCGACGACGACGCCTGGGAGAAGCGCGCCCGCGAGCTGGCCGCGACCCTGGCGGCCGGCCCGACCGCGGCGTTCGTCGCCGCCAAGCGCGAGGTGCGCTCCGCGGCCGAGGGCGGGCGCCCGCTGGCCGAGCTGCTGGAGGAGGAGGCCGACCTCCAGCAGCAGCTCGGGGAGACCGCCGACCACGCCGGGGCCGTCGACGCCTTCGTGAACAAGCGCACGCCGACCTTCACCGGCCGCTGACCCGCGGCCGGCCGGCGGCCCGCACCGCCGGTCGGCCCCGTGGGTCCCTGTGGTCCCACCGGTTCCTGTGACCGCGTGGGCTCCGGCGGCCCCGCTGGTCTCTGTGGCCGCGTGGGTCCTGGTGGCCCCTGCGGCCCTACTGGTTCCTCTGGCCGCGTGGCCCCGGCGGCCTGGGGTCCCGGTGACCATGCCGGTCCTCGCGGTCGCGTCGGCCCCGGTGGCGCAGGCCACCGGGGCCCGCTCGGTGTCCCGCCGACCGGCCCGTCCGGGGCAGGACCCGCCCGCGTCCGGACTTGACCCGCGCGGCCGGATGCGTGGATACTAATTACTGACCGAACGTTCGGTTATGAATGGGGATGGATCAATGACCGTGACGCAGGAGGCGCCCCCCGGCGCCGACGACGCGCTCCAGGCGGACTTCGACGCGAAGATCGCCGCGGACCAGCGCATCGAGCCGCGCGACTGGATGCCCGAGGCCTACCGCAGGACCCTCGTGCGCCAGGTCTCCCAGCACGCCCACTCGGAGATCATCGGCATGCAGCCGGAGGGCGACTGGATCGCCTCCGCGCCCAGCCTGCGCCGCAAGGCCATCCTCCTGGCCAAGGTCCAGGACGAGGCGGGCC is a window of Nocardiopsis changdeensis DNA encoding:
- a CDS encoding 3-hydroxyacyl-CoA dehydrogenase family protein, whose product is MTSGSTATPDTAVPALVAVIGGGTMGAGIVQQFLTAGASVTLVEATAEAAGAGRDRVASGLAASAARGKLDGEPDAYLARLSTATDAADIPAGTGLVVEAVPERPELKIAVLTAAEAAVGEEAVLASNTSSLSVTELAAALKHPRRFLGTHFFNPVPASKLVEIVTAPDTDPAVTAAVRGWVAALGKTEIVVRDAPGFATSRLGVMLGLEAIRMVEEEVASPADIDTAMELGYRHPMGPLRLTDLVGLDVRLAIAEYLAAELGDRFSPPELLRRMVAEGKLGKKTGQGFHTWNKGE
- a CDS encoding enoyl-CoA hydratase/isomerase family protein: MSEQRAAEFSESDGLAVVRLNRPALTREVKEELLAALSGAAASTTARAVLLLGSDKAFCVGQDLAEHARTLQEGAGGALNTVREHYNPIVLALESIQVPVVVGIGGACVGAGMGFALAGDVRVAARRAKFGTAFTGIGLASDSGLASRLVASLGQARAMELMLLGTLFGADRALELGLVTEVVDDDAWEKRARELAATLAAGPTAAFVAAKREVRSAAEGGRPLAELLEEEADLQQQLGETADHAGAVDAFVNKRTPTFTGR
- a CDS encoding RrF2 family transcriptional regulator, whose product is MKMSEGVEWALHTCVNLSWTDPGEAVPAARLAEVFALPTAYLAKHLQALARAGVLISTTGPRGGFRLARDPGDITLLDVVTAIEGPEDAFRCRQILKDGPGGRPDVDYRRTCTVSQAMRRAELAWRAELAGQTIADIRRTVEQRDPAAAPATREALR
- a CDS encoding enoyl-CoA hydratase/isomerase family protein — its product is MTEADKTDFETLRVEWREDRAVVELHRPQARNAINAAMIAELHEVCARVEADPRPLLLTGHGTVFAGGADISELRERGREQALAGINSRLFERLHRLPAPTVAAVDGWALGGGAELSYACDIRIATPTAVFAQPEPGLGIIAGAGACWRLRELVGASVAKQVLLGGFRLDAEAALRHGLVAEIVPAEELRERAHALIDRMAASSALALRMTKMVLDADGPHPLADDLTQAVLFETADKHDRMTRFLERKKR
- a CDS encoding thiolase family protein, producing MSDVYVVDGVRTPQGRYGGALAAVRPDDLAATAIAEAVRRAGVPGDAIDEVILGAANQAGEDNRNVARMAALLAGLDPSVPGYTVNRLCASGLTAVSSAAQAIRAGEADVVVAGGVESMTRAPWVMAKPGTPWAKPGEVADTSLGWRFTNPRFAAHDADAPADAAPGDLRYTLSMGETAEEVAVLEGITREESDAFALGSHRKAVAAAAAGRFDREIVPVTVTGRKGATHEVTADEGPRPDTDEATLAKLRPVFRKGGIVTAGNSSSLSDGASALVLASAAAVERHGLTPRARVVASASAGVPPQIMGLGPVPATQKALARAGWTLDQVGSVELNEAFAAQSLGVIRQLKLDAERVNADGGAIALGHPLGSSGARILVTLLNRMEREGTDRGLATLCVGVGQGAALLVERV
- the paaK gene encoding phenylacetate--CoA ligase PaaK produces the protein MASHDTIRRSTGVTGTTPRLGEAPSPEILDPAERMSVDELRALQLERLKWTLEHAYTNVPLYRKKFDEAGVTPADLRELSDLRHFPHTTKADLRDNYPFGMFAVPQEKVARVHASSGTTGKPTVVGYTREDIDTWATVVARSIRAAGGRPGHKVHVSYGYGLFTGGLGAHYGAEKLGCTVIPASGGQTAKQVQLIQDFRPEIIMVTPSYMLTLMDEFERQGIDPRSTSLRIGIFGAEPWTEKMRSEIEERFDIHAVDIYGLSEVMGPGVANECVETKDGLHIWEDHFYPEVLDPVTQDVLPDGENGELVFTSLTKQAMPVIRYRTRDLTTLRPGTARPMRRMDKVTGRSDDMIILRGVNVFPTQIEEIVLGLDGLAPHFQLVLTKEGRLDRMAVRIEAAPDCAADRRAALAREITATVKDRVGVSVTVDVVDPEQIERSVGKFRRIIDNRPKE